The nucleotide window CACATTGAGGTGCTCGAAGGACTGGAACCGGTACGTCGCCGGCCCGGCATGTATATCGGCGGCACCGATTCGAAGGCGCTGCACCACCTCTTCGCCGAGGTGATCGACAATTGCATGGACGAGGCGGTGGCCGGGCACGCCACCTTCATCGAAGTGCAGATGGCGGCGGACGGCTATCTCACCGTCTCCGACAACGGGCGCGGCATTCCGGTGGAGGAACACCCCAAGTTCCCCGGCAAGTCGGCCCTCGAAGTGATCATGACCACCCTGCACGCCGGCGGAAAGTTCGACAGCAAGGTCTACGAGACGTCCGGCGGCCTCCACGGCGTCGGCATCTCGGTGGTGAACGCGCTGTCCGACGACCTCGAGGTGGAGGTGACGCGCAACCAGACCCTCTACCGCCAGAGCTTCTCCAAGGGCGTGCCCCAGGGCAAGCTGAAGGAAGTCGGCCGCATCACCAACCGGCGCGGCACCCGTGTGCGCTTCCATCCGGACCCCGAGATCTTCGGCCCCTCCGCCCGCTTCGAGCCGGCCCGGGTGTTCCGCATGGCCCGCTCCAAGGCCTATCTGTTCGGCGGCGTGGAAATCCGCTGGTCCTGCGACCCCGAGCTGCTGAAGGGCATCGAGGGGGTTCCGGAGAAGACCAGCTTCCGCTTCCCCGGCGGCCTGCGCGACTATCTCGCCGCCGACCTCGAAGGCCAGACCCTGGTGCATTCGGACATCTTCTCCGGCCGTATCCAGAAGCCGGGCGGCCATGGCTCGGTGGAATGGGCGGTGGCATGGGTGGCGGACGCGGACGGCTCCATCTCCTCCTACTGCAACACCATCCCCACCCCCGACGGCGGCACCCATGAGAACGGCCTGCGGGCCGTGCTGCTGAAGGGGCTGAAGGATCATGCCGAGCGCTCCGGCCAGGGCAAGCGCGGCTCGGTCATCACCGGCGACGATGTCACCACCGGCTGCGCCGCCATGCTCTCCGTGTTCGTGCGCGAGCCGGAATTCCAGGGCCAGACCAAGGACCGCCTCGCCACTGCCGAGGCCGCCCGCATCGTGGAACAGGGCCTGCGCGACCCGTTCGACCACTGGCTCGCTGCCAATCCGGTGCAGGCCAGCCGGCTGCTCGAGCACGTCATCGACCGCGCCGAGGAGCGCCTGCGCCGCAAGCAGGAAAAGGAAGTCTCTCGCAAGACCGCCGTGCGCAAGCTGCGCCTGCCCGGCAAGCTGGCCGACTGCTCCAACACCGAGGCGGCCGGCTCCGAGATCTTCATCGTGGAGGGCGACTCGGCCGGCGGCTCGGCCAAGCAGGCACGCGACCGCAAGACCCAGGCCGTGCTGCCCCTGCGCGGCAAGATCCTGAACGTCGCCAGCGCCACCCGGGACAAGCTCGCCCAGAACCAGCAGCTCGCCGACCTCGGCCAGGCGCTGGGCTGTGGCATGCTCTCCCATTATCGCGACGCGGATCTGCGGTACGAGAAGGTCATCATCATGACCGACGCCGACGTGGACGGCGCGCACATCGCCTCGCTGCTGGTCACCTTCTTCTTCCGGCAGATGCCGAAGCTGATCGAGGACGGCCACCTCTTCCTCGCCGTGCCGCCGCTCTACCGCATCACCCAGGGCGCCAAGACGCTCTATGCGCGGGACGACGCCCACAAGGAAAAGCTGCTGAAGAAGGAATTCACCGGCAAGGGCAAGGTGGAGGTGGGCCGCTTCAAGGGTCTCGGCGAGATGATGCCGGCTCAGCTGAAGGAAACCACCATGGATCCGCGCACGCGCACGCTCCAGCGTGTCACCATCGAGGATGCCGAGCAGGCGGCCACCACGGACCTCGTGGAACGCCTCATGGGCAACAGGCCCGAGGCGCGCTTCGCCTTTATCTCCGAGCGCGCCGCCTTCGCCGGCGAGGCCTTGCTCGACATCTGACCCCCATAGCCTTTGAGCTTGCCTCAAGGGCTATGGGTCAAGCCCGCGCGGCGCTTGAGCGAAGCCAATTGAAGACGCCCCCTCAGCCGGTCGTCACCTTGGCCTTGCGCGGCGGCAGCAGGCTGGCGGGCACGGCGAGGATCAGCATGCCCAGCCCCGCCACCGCGAACACGGGCGCTGCTCCCAAAAGTCCCGCCGCATGGGCCAGGACGATGGCCCCCACGGCCTGCCCCACGAAGAAGGCGGAGGCGAACAGCGACACCGCCGATCCCCGCGCCTCCGCCGACAGCTCGGTGGCAAGGATCTGCAACACGTTGTGGATCATGTAGAAGGCAAAGCCCGCGGCGGCGAATACAGCAATCACCACCGCAAGGCTCGGCCCGACAGCCGCCCCCATGAGCAGCACGCCCACGCTGGCCGCGCCCACCCCCACCATGCCGGCAAGGCCCAGGTGGCGCACCAGGACCGGCACGGCGAAGGTATAGAAGGCGCCGCCGATGGCGAAGGCGCCCAGCATCAGGCCGGCCTCCACCGCATCGCCGAGGCCGTGCTCCACCATCAGCGGCGCCGCCAGCGGGAACACCCCGAAGGTGAGCGCCCCTTCCACCGCCACCACCGCATACACCTTCAGCGACAAGGGGTTTTTCAGCACCGTGCCGTAGCGGGCGAGGGCCGCGCGGAACGACAGGGGCTGGCGCGCCCTCTCTTCGCTGATGCCGACCAGGGCGGCCAGGGCCGCGCTCGCCGCCACCGCGAACGCGCACCAGAACACCGGCCGCCAGCCGGCATATTCGGCGATGAAGCCCGCCGCCGCCGAACCCACCAGCTGGCCCAGCACCAGGGCCAGCAGCACCCGGCTGAGCGCCACCGGCCTCTGATCGTACGGCACACGATCGCCTACGGTTGCCAGCACCACGGGGATGATGCCCCCCGCGAACGCCCCCGACACCACCCGGGCGGCCAGCAGCTCCCGGTGGCCGGGAACCAGCGCCGAGACCGCGAGCCCCACCGCCAGCATGGCGAGG belongs to Xanthobacter autotrophicus Py2 and includes:
- a CDS encoding DNA topoisomerase IV, B subunit (KEGG: rpc:RPC_2827 DNA topoisomerase IV, B subunit~TIGRFAM: DNA topoisomerase IV, B subunit~PFAM: DNA gyrase subunit B domain protein; ATP-binding region ATPase domain protein; TOPRIM domain protein; DNA topoisomerase type IIA subunit B region 2 domain protein~SMART: DNA topoisomerase II), producing the protein MSQSDDLFGSTPRPKPAGKPAKAAAAAVPAMDADYTAAHIEVLEGLEPVRRRPGMYIGGTDSKALHHLFAEVIDNCMDEAVAGHATFIEVQMAADGYLTVSDNGRGIPVEEHPKFPGKSALEVIMTTLHAGGKFDSKVYETSGGLHGVGISVVNALSDDLEVEVTRNQTLYRQSFSKGVPQGKLKEVGRITNRRGTRVRFHPDPEIFGPSARFEPARVFRMARSKAYLFGGVEIRWSCDPELLKGIEGVPEKTSFRFPGGLRDYLAADLEGQTLVHSDIFSGRIQKPGGHGSVEWAVAWVADADGSISSYCNTIPTPDGGTHENGLRAVLLKGLKDHAERSGQGKRGSVITGDDVTTGCAAMLSVFVREPEFQGQTKDRLATAEAARIVEQGLRDPFDHWLAANPVQASRLLEHVIDRAEERLRRKQEKEVSRKTAVRKLRLPGKLADCSNTEAAGSEIFIVEGDSAGGSAKQARDRKTQAVLPLRGKILNVASATRDKLAQNQQLADLGQALGCGMLSHYRDADLRYEKVIIMTDADVDGAHIASLLVTFFFRQMPKLIEDGHLFLAVPPLYRITQGAKTLYARDDAHKEKLLKKEFTGKGKVEVGRFKGLGEMMPAQLKETTMDPRTRTLQRVTIEDAEQAATTDLVERLMGNRPEARFAFISERAAFAGEALLDI
- a CDS encoding major facilitator superfamily MFS_1 (PFAM: major facilitator superfamily MFS_1~KEGG: rpd:RPD_2819 major facilitator superfamily MFS_1), whose translation is MWDVPCARDTSCDLTAGAPRRRDDPPHPADLMPFLLVLGLAAFASAFSMRAVDPMLNILAADLKVTLQEVALLASAFTLPYATMQLLFGPIGDAVGKVRLIRFNLAMLAVGLAVSALVPGHRELLAARVVSGAFAGGIIPVVLATVGDRVPYDQRPVALSRVLLALVLGQLVGSAAAGFIAEYAGWRPVFWCAFAVAASAALAALVGISEERARQPLSFRAALARYGTVLKNPLSLKVYAVVAVEGALTFGVFPLAAPLMVEHGLGDAVEAGLMLGAFAIGGAFYTFAVPVLVRHLGLAGMVGVGAASVGVLLMGAAVGPSLAVVIAVFAAAGFAFYMIHNVLQILATELSAEARGSAVSLFASAFFVGQAVGAIVLAHAAGLLGAAPVFAVAGLGMLILAVPASLLPPRKAKVTTG